CAATTTTGATATAATGAAATGACTTCCAAACTCTACACTCTAGATTTTAAATGTAAAACGTCACCTATGGACAAGCGACCCTATAACCAATCTATTTTCTGGGTGGAAACAGAGAAGATTAAACCGAACCCCTATCAACCTCGGCGGGAATTTGATGAAGCGAAGTTAAAGGACCTCTCCGAATCCATCCGTCAGTATGGTATCTTGCAGCCGCTCGTTGTAACGCGAAAAGAATTTGCTACAGACGATGGGCTTCGCACCGAGTATGAGCTCATTGCTGGCGAGCGGCGTCTGCGCGCCGCTCGGCTCGCGGGTGTCTCTCAGGTCCCCGTCATCATCCGCGAAGGGGATACGGAAGAAGTCAACGAGCGGGTGAAACTCGAGATTGCGATCATAGAAAACGTCCAACGCGAGGACCTGAACCCCATTGATCGTGCCCGCGCATTCAAGCGTCTTGCTGAAGAGTTCAGATTTACCCACGCTCAAATTGCGACGAGAATCAGCAAAAGCCGTGAGTTTGTTTCAAACAGCATTCGCATGCTCGCTCTTCCTGAAGCAATCTTGCAGGCAATAGTTGACCAACAGATCACCGAGGGACACACAAGGCCGCTTTTGATGCTTATCGAGAAGCCCGATGAGCAAATGACGCTCTTTAAAGATATTCTCTACAAGAAGCTCAATGTTCGCGAAGCAGAACGCATTTCGCGGCACATTGCGCACGAACGTGCACGCAAAAAGTCTCCGGATATGGATCCAGAATTGCTCGAGATCGAACGTCAACTTGCTTCGAGCCTCGGGACACGTGTCCACATTGAGCGTCGCGAAGTCGGCGGCGGGCGTGTTGCGATTGACTTTGTTACTACCGACGACCTTCGCGGACTCCTTGAGCGCATTGTTCGCCTAGAGGAAGCAGCAGAAGAAATTGCAAATGCCGCCGAGGGAGTGGCATTGCAAGCTCCGGAGGATTCTGCCGAGAAGATTATTGAGAATCCACCAACCGAGGGAGACGGAGATCTCTACTCAGTA
This portion of the Parcubacteria group bacterium genome encodes:
- a CDS encoding ParB/RepB/Spo0J family partition protein; this encodes MDKRPYNQSIFWVETEKIKPNPYQPRREFDEAKLKDLSESIRQYGILQPLVVTRKEFATDDGLRTEYELIAGERRLRAARLAGVSQVPVIIREGDTEEVNERVKLEIAIIENVQREDLNPIDRARAFKRLAEEFRFTHAQIATRISKSREFVSNSIRMLALPEAILQAIVDQQITEGHTRPLLMLIEKPDEQMTLFKDILYKKLNVREAERISRHIAHERARKKSPDMDPELLEIERQLASSLGTRVHIERREVGGGRVAIDFVTTDDLRGLLERIVRLEEAAEEIANAAEGVALQAPEDSAEKIIENPPTEGDGDLYSVKNFTI